A single region of the Carassius gibelio isolate Cgi1373 ecotype wild population from Czech Republic chromosome A14, carGib1.2-hapl.c, whole genome shotgun sequence genome encodes:
- the LOC128027685 gene encoding protocadherin-18-like isoform X1, whose translation MGKTKYSSDRNLLLYKTLLKVIFLSAVAHNVSGKTLKYKVSEEQKVGTVIARLKEDVAGILSKLPSSVSPRFRAMQRGSTPLLSVREEDGEISIATRIDREKLCEKNLNCTIEFDVITIPTEYLQLFHIQVEVLDINDNAPQFSRAIIPIEISESASVGTRFPLDSALDPDVGENALHSYSLTRNNFFKIDIRTRTDGAKYADLVVMKELDRETQSSYQLQLTASDSGVPPKSGSTLLKISISDSNDNSPAFDEQAYVVNLLESSPLGTLLVDLNATDPDEGNNGKIVFSFSSHVPPKILETFKMNPDNGHITLIKKVDYETTSSYEVDVQAQDMGPNSIPGHCKIIIKVVDVNDNKPKININLMTQGKEEVAYISEASPVDTFIALVRVDDSDSGLNGEVVCRLHGHGHFRLQKTYENNYMILTNVSLDREKRSEYSLTVIAEDRGSPSLSTIKHFTVQLQDENDNPPRFEKSRYEIFKSENNSPGAYLTSVVATDPDLGSNGQVTYSVVESQVQGSSISTYVTIDPSNGAVYALRSFDREEVGRLSFTVQARDGAGLASLSSNTTVVLTVLDENDNPPIIVAPQLINHTAEVPLWRHAEPGHLVTIIKATDQDAGANSELTCSIVSGNDEGFFVIEQRRCELRTNGSVEASGREGFDLAILVQDRGASIRLSARAVLHISLREYPESYSLNPSDMNSQSTLDVSMIIIISLGAICGVLLIVMVMFATRCSREQKDPRHSYNCRVAESTYQNHPKKPARQIHKGDITLVPTVNGTLPVRAHPRSPSASPAPESRQIHHSRQSLNSLVIVSSNHVPENFALELAHATTPVEQVSQLLSILHQGQYQPRPSFRGNKYTRSYRYALNEMDKFSLKDSGRGDSEAGDSDCEMGRESPLLGEGFSELFTPDGHHRLHPTMKLCTEECRVLGHSDQCWMPPLPSPASADYRSNLYIPGEDPQQKATPEEPQSGESTLRKKSFSTFGKESEEGEGEAGDEEDLCGTTSLLSEMNSVFQRLLPSSLDNYNETNETEKVTPCAAGVGSLERRKGHLPGKPSPATYQQNVAVWAANTHFQNPGHGHAPASHMTALVAPLPAPLPGPMATSASSSKWLPAMEEIPENHEEDELESVLGHLHGKRCDSRSEIMDASELVAEINKLLQDVRQS comes from the exons ATGGGAAAAACGAAATACTCCAGCGACAGGAATCTACTGCTTTACAAGACGCTTCTGAAAGTTATATTTCTGTCGGCCGTGGCGCATAATGTTTCGGGGAAGactttaaaatacaaagtttcGGAGGAGCAGAAAGTTGGCACGGTGATTGCCAGACTGAAAGAGGATGTAGCCGGTATCTTATCCAAACTCCCGAGCTCAGTGTCCCCGCGCTTCCGCGCGATGCAGAGAGGCAGCACCCCTCTGCTCTCCGTGCGCGAGGAGGACGGAGAGATCAGCATCGCCACCAGAATCGACCGCGAGAAGCTCTGCGAGAAAAACTTAAACTGCACCATCGAGTTCGACGTGATCACGATACCCACGGAATACCTCCAGTTGTTTCACATTCAAGTggaagtgttggacatcaacgaCAACGCTCCGCAGTTCTCGCGCGCCATCATCCCCATAGAGATTTCAGAGAGTGCGTCTGTGGGTACGCGCTTCCCTTTGGATAGCGCGTTGGACCCTGATGTCGGGGAAAATGCGCTACACTCGTACTCGCTCACTCGGAATAACTTTTTCAAAATCGATATCAGGACGCGTACGGATGGCGCAAAGTACGCGGACCTTGTTGTGATGAAGGAACTTGACAGGGAAACACAGTCCAGCTACCAACTACAACTGACAGCATCAGACTCTGGCGTGCCGCCGAAATCTGGCTCCACTTTGCTCAAAATCAGCATATCCGATTCCAACGATAATAGCCCGGCCTTTGACGAGCAGGCTTACGTAGTCAACCTCCTGGAAAGTTCACCACTGGGGACGCTACTGGTTGACCTGAACGCCACAGACCCGGATGAAGGCAATAATGGCAAAATAGTCTTCTCTTTCAGCAGCCACGTGCCACCAAAAATTCTAGAGACCTTTAAAATGAACCCAGATAATGGCCACATCACTCTGATTAAGAAAGTTGACTACGAAACTACTTCCTCGTATGAAGTAGATGTGCAAGCTCAGGATATGGGTCCCAACTCCATTCCAGGCCACTGTAAGATAATCATCAAAGTGGTTGATGTCAATGACAACAAGCCAAAAATCAACATTAACCTTATGACTCAGGGCAAAGAGGAGGTGGCCTACATCTCAGAGGCCTCTCCTGTCGATACCTTCATCGCATTAGTGCGCGTTGATGATAGCGACTCAGGTCTAAACGGTGAGGTTGTGTGCCGTCTCCATGGCCACGGGCATTTCCGCTTGCAGAAGACCTACGAGAACAACTACATGATTCTCACTAATGTGTCTCTTGATCGTGAGAAACGCTCTGAATATAGCCTGACGGTAATCGCTGAAGACCGTGGCTCACCAAGCCTGTCCACCATCAAACACTTCACGGTGCAGTTGCAAGATGAAAATGACAACCCTCCACGCTTCGAAAAGAGCCGATATGAGATCTTCAAGTCCGAGAACAATTCGCCCGGGGCATACCTGACATCAGTGGTGGCCACCGACCCAGATTTGGGTTCTAATGGTCAGGTGACTTACTCAGTTGTGGAGAGCCAGGTTCAAGGTAGCTCTATTTCAACTTATGTGACCATTGACCCATCTAATGGTGCTGTGTATGCACTCCGAAGCTTTGATCGTGAAGAAGTTGGCCGGCTTTCGTTCACCGTGCAGGCGCGGGATGGAGCAGGCCTGGCTTCTCTAAGCAGCAACACCACTGTTGTGCTCACTGTACTAGATGAAAATGACAACCCACCTATCATTGTTGCTCCACAACTTATCAACCACACAGCTGAGGTTCCACTATGGCGGCACGCCGAGCCTGGTCATCTAGTGACAATCATCAAGGCAACAGATCAAGATGCAGGGGCCAACAGTGAGCTGACTTGCTCCATAGTCAGTGGTAATGATGAGGGATTCTTTGTCATTGAACAACGCAGATGTGAGTTACGAACCAACGGAAGCGTAGAAGCCTCGGGGCGTGAGGGATTTGATCTCGCAATCCTTGTACAAGACAGAGGTGCGTCGATTCGTCTTTCAGCGAGGGCTGTTCTGCACATCAGCCTGCGGGAATATCCAGAAAGCTACTCCTTGAACCCTTCAGACATGAACAGCCAATCGACTCTAGATGTGTCTATGATCATCATCATCTCCCTTGGTGCCATCTGTGGTGTGCTTCTCATCGTCATGGTGATGTTTGCAACCAGGTGCTCGAGAGAACAGAAGGACCCAAGACATTCCTATAACTGCAGAGTGGCTGAGTCTACCTATCAAAACCATCCCAAAAAACCTGCCCGGCAGATCCACAAGGGTGATATCACCTTGGTCCCCACAGTTAATGGTACCCTGCCTGTGAGGGCCCATCCTCGCTCCCCCTCGGCCTCACCTGCTCCAGAGAGCCGCCAGATCCACCACAGCCGCCAATCACTCAACAGCCTGGTCATCGTCTCCTCCAATCACGTGCCAGAGAACTTTGCACTAGAACTCGCTCATGCCACAACACCTGTTgag CAAGTCTCACAGCTTCTGTCCATACTTCATCAGGGCCAGTACCAACCCAGACCCAGTTTCCGTGGCAACAAATACACCCGGAGCTACAG gtacGCTTTGAATGAGATGGATAAGTTCAGTCTGAAGGACAGTGGACGAGGGGATAGTGAGGCAGGAGACAGTGATTGTGAGATGGGGAGGGAGTCTCCTCTGCTTGGAGAAGGCTTCAGTGAGCTCTTCACTCCTGATGGACATCACAGACTTCATCCAA CGATGAAGCTGTGTACCGAAGAGTGTCGTGTCCTCGGTCACTCTGACCAGTGCTGGATGCCCCCCTTGCCTTCCCCAGCCTCCGCTGATTACCGCAGCAACCTCTACATCCCTGGAGAAGACCCTCAACAGAAAGCCACCCCTGAAGAACCACAATCTGGCGAATCAACACTGAGGAAGAAGAGCTTCTCCACGTTTGGCAAAGAGAGCGAGGAGGGAGAGGGGGAGGCAGGTGATGAGGAAGACCTGTGTGGAACGACCTCTCTGCTGTCTGAAATGAACAGCGTGTTCCAGAGGCTCCTCCCCTCCTCGCTGGATAATTACAACGAGACTAATGAAACTGAAAAGGTAACACCCTGCGCTGCTGGGGTGGGATCGTTAGAAAGAAGGAAGGGCCACTTACCTGGTAAACCAAGCCCTGCCACCTATCAGCAGAACGTGGCTGTTTGGGCCGCTAATACGCATTTTCAAAATCCTGGACATGGCCACGCCCCTGCTAGTCACATGACAGCCCTGGTGGCCCCGCTCCCCGCCCCTCTGCCAGGTCCCATGGCAACATCAGCTTCCTCTTCGAAATGGCTACCTGCGATGGAGGAAATTCCAGAGAATCATGAGGAGGATGAGTTAGAGTCTGTGCTCGGGCATCTGCATGGCAAGCGCTGCGACAGTCGCAGCGAAATTATGGACGCCAGCGAGCTGGTTGCAGAAATCAACAAGCTCCTTCAAGATGTCAGGCAAAGCTAA
- the LOC128027685 gene encoding protocadherin-18-like isoform X2 — translation MGKTKYSSDRNLLLYKTLLKVIFLSAVAHNVSGKTLKYKVSEEQKVGTVIARLKEDVAGILSKLPSSVSPRFRAMQRGSTPLLSVREEDGEISIATRIDREKLCEKNLNCTIEFDVITIPTEYLQLFHIQVEVLDINDNAPQFSRAIIPIEISESASVGTRFPLDSALDPDVGENALHSYSLTRNNFFKIDIRTRTDGAKYADLVVMKELDRETQSSYQLQLTASDSGVPPKSGSTLLKISISDSNDNSPAFDEQAYVVNLLESSPLGTLLVDLNATDPDEGNNGKIVFSFSSHVPPKILETFKMNPDNGHITLIKKVDYETTSSYEVDVQAQDMGPNSIPGHCKIIIKVVDVNDNKPKININLMTQGKEEVAYISEASPVDTFIALVRVDDSDSGLNGEVVCRLHGHGHFRLQKTYENNYMILTNVSLDREKRSEYSLTVIAEDRGSPSLSTIKHFTVQLQDENDNPPRFEKSRYEIFKSENNSPGAYLTSVVATDPDLGSNGQVTYSVVESQVQGSSISTYVTIDPSNGAVYALRSFDREEVGRLSFTVQARDGAGLASLSSNTTVVLTVLDENDNPPIIVAPQLINHTAEVPLWRHAEPGHLVTIIKATDQDAGANSELTCSIVSGNDEGFFVIEQRRCELRTNGSVEASGREGFDLAILVQDRGASIRLSARAVLHISLREYPESYSLNPSDMNSQSTLDVSMIIIISLGAICGVLLIVMVMFATRCSREQKDPRHSYNCRVAESTYQNHPKKPARQIHKGDITLVPTVNGTLPVRAHPRSPSASPAPESRQIHHSRQSLNSLVIVSSNHVPENFALELAHATTPVEGQYQPRPSFRGNKYTRSYRYALNEMDKFSLKDSGRGDSEAGDSDCEMGRESPLLGEGFSELFTPDGHHRLHPTMKLCTEECRVLGHSDQCWMPPLPSPASADYRSNLYIPGEDPQQKATPEEPQSGESTLRKKSFSTFGKESEEGEGEAGDEEDLCGTTSLLSEMNSVFQRLLPSSLDNYNETNETEKVTPCAAGVGSLERRKGHLPGKPSPATYQQNVAVWAANTHFQNPGHGHAPASHMTALVAPLPAPLPGPMATSASSSKWLPAMEEIPENHEEDELESVLGHLHGKRCDSRSEIMDASELVAEINKLLQDVRQS, via the exons ATGGGAAAAACGAAATACTCCAGCGACAGGAATCTACTGCTTTACAAGACGCTTCTGAAAGTTATATTTCTGTCGGCCGTGGCGCATAATGTTTCGGGGAAGactttaaaatacaaagtttcGGAGGAGCAGAAAGTTGGCACGGTGATTGCCAGACTGAAAGAGGATGTAGCCGGTATCTTATCCAAACTCCCGAGCTCAGTGTCCCCGCGCTTCCGCGCGATGCAGAGAGGCAGCACCCCTCTGCTCTCCGTGCGCGAGGAGGACGGAGAGATCAGCATCGCCACCAGAATCGACCGCGAGAAGCTCTGCGAGAAAAACTTAAACTGCACCATCGAGTTCGACGTGATCACGATACCCACGGAATACCTCCAGTTGTTTCACATTCAAGTggaagtgttggacatcaacgaCAACGCTCCGCAGTTCTCGCGCGCCATCATCCCCATAGAGATTTCAGAGAGTGCGTCTGTGGGTACGCGCTTCCCTTTGGATAGCGCGTTGGACCCTGATGTCGGGGAAAATGCGCTACACTCGTACTCGCTCACTCGGAATAACTTTTTCAAAATCGATATCAGGACGCGTACGGATGGCGCAAAGTACGCGGACCTTGTTGTGATGAAGGAACTTGACAGGGAAACACAGTCCAGCTACCAACTACAACTGACAGCATCAGACTCTGGCGTGCCGCCGAAATCTGGCTCCACTTTGCTCAAAATCAGCATATCCGATTCCAACGATAATAGCCCGGCCTTTGACGAGCAGGCTTACGTAGTCAACCTCCTGGAAAGTTCACCACTGGGGACGCTACTGGTTGACCTGAACGCCACAGACCCGGATGAAGGCAATAATGGCAAAATAGTCTTCTCTTTCAGCAGCCACGTGCCACCAAAAATTCTAGAGACCTTTAAAATGAACCCAGATAATGGCCACATCACTCTGATTAAGAAAGTTGACTACGAAACTACTTCCTCGTATGAAGTAGATGTGCAAGCTCAGGATATGGGTCCCAACTCCATTCCAGGCCACTGTAAGATAATCATCAAAGTGGTTGATGTCAATGACAACAAGCCAAAAATCAACATTAACCTTATGACTCAGGGCAAAGAGGAGGTGGCCTACATCTCAGAGGCCTCTCCTGTCGATACCTTCATCGCATTAGTGCGCGTTGATGATAGCGACTCAGGTCTAAACGGTGAGGTTGTGTGCCGTCTCCATGGCCACGGGCATTTCCGCTTGCAGAAGACCTACGAGAACAACTACATGATTCTCACTAATGTGTCTCTTGATCGTGAGAAACGCTCTGAATATAGCCTGACGGTAATCGCTGAAGACCGTGGCTCACCAAGCCTGTCCACCATCAAACACTTCACGGTGCAGTTGCAAGATGAAAATGACAACCCTCCACGCTTCGAAAAGAGCCGATATGAGATCTTCAAGTCCGAGAACAATTCGCCCGGGGCATACCTGACATCAGTGGTGGCCACCGACCCAGATTTGGGTTCTAATGGTCAGGTGACTTACTCAGTTGTGGAGAGCCAGGTTCAAGGTAGCTCTATTTCAACTTATGTGACCATTGACCCATCTAATGGTGCTGTGTATGCACTCCGAAGCTTTGATCGTGAAGAAGTTGGCCGGCTTTCGTTCACCGTGCAGGCGCGGGATGGAGCAGGCCTGGCTTCTCTAAGCAGCAACACCACTGTTGTGCTCACTGTACTAGATGAAAATGACAACCCACCTATCATTGTTGCTCCACAACTTATCAACCACACAGCTGAGGTTCCACTATGGCGGCACGCCGAGCCTGGTCATCTAGTGACAATCATCAAGGCAACAGATCAAGATGCAGGGGCCAACAGTGAGCTGACTTGCTCCATAGTCAGTGGTAATGATGAGGGATTCTTTGTCATTGAACAACGCAGATGTGAGTTACGAACCAACGGAAGCGTAGAAGCCTCGGGGCGTGAGGGATTTGATCTCGCAATCCTTGTACAAGACAGAGGTGCGTCGATTCGTCTTTCAGCGAGGGCTGTTCTGCACATCAGCCTGCGGGAATATCCAGAAAGCTACTCCTTGAACCCTTCAGACATGAACAGCCAATCGACTCTAGATGTGTCTATGATCATCATCATCTCCCTTGGTGCCATCTGTGGTGTGCTTCTCATCGTCATGGTGATGTTTGCAACCAGGTGCTCGAGAGAACAGAAGGACCCAAGACATTCCTATAACTGCAGAGTGGCTGAGTCTACCTATCAAAACCATCCCAAAAAACCTGCCCGGCAGATCCACAAGGGTGATATCACCTTGGTCCCCACAGTTAATGGTACCCTGCCTGTGAGGGCCCATCCTCGCTCCCCCTCGGCCTCACCTGCTCCAGAGAGCCGCCAGATCCACCACAGCCGCCAATCACTCAACAGCCTGGTCATCGTCTCCTCCAATCACGTGCCAGAGAACTTTGCACTAGAACTCGCTCATGCCACAACACCTGTTgag GGCCAGTACCAACCCAGACCCAGTTTCCGTGGCAACAAATACACCCGGAGCTACAG gtacGCTTTGAATGAGATGGATAAGTTCAGTCTGAAGGACAGTGGACGAGGGGATAGTGAGGCAGGAGACAGTGATTGTGAGATGGGGAGGGAGTCTCCTCTGCTTGGAGAAGGCTTCAGTGAGCTCTTCACTCCTGATGGACATCACAGACTTCATCCAA CGATGAAGCTGTGTACCGAAGAGTGTCGTGTCCTCGGTCACTCTGACCAGTGCTGGATGCCCCCCTTGCCTTCCCCAGCCTCCGCTGATTACCGCAGCAACCTCTACATCCCTGGAGAAGACCCTCAACAGAAAGCCACCCCTGAAGAACCACAATCTGGCGAATCAACACTGAGGAAGAAGAGCTTCTCCACGTTTGGCAAAGAGAGCGAGGAGGGAGAGGGGGAGGCAGGTGATGAGGAAGACCTGTGTGGAACGACCTCTCTGCTGTCTGAAATGAACAGCGTGTTCCAGAGGCTCCTCCCCTCCTCGCTGGATAATTACAACGAGACTAATGAAACTGAAAAGGTAACACCCTGCGCTGCTGGGGTGGGATCGTTAGAAAGAAGGAAGGGCCACTTACCTGGTAAACCAAGCCCTGCCACCTATCAGCAGAACGTGGCTGTTTGGGCCGCTAATACGCATTTTCAAAATCCTGGACATGGCCACGCCCCTGCTAGTCACATGACAGCCCTGGTGGCCCCGCTCCCCGCCCCTCTGCCAGGTCCCATGGCAACATCAGCTTCCTCTTCGAAATGGCTACCTGCGATGGAGGAAATTCCAGAGAATCATGAGGAGGATGAGTTAGAGTCTGTGCTCGGGCATCTGCATGGCAAGCGCTGCGACAGTCGCAGCGAAATTATGGACGCCAGCGAGCTGGTTGCAGAAATCAACAAGCTCCTTCAAGATGTCAGGCAAAGCTAA